One window of the Garciella nitratireducens DSM 15102 genome contains the following:
- the pdxA gene encoding 4-hydroxythreonine-4-phosphate dehydrogenase PdxA, with the protein MKKPIIGISLGDPAGIGPEIVAKTFYEKEIYDICNPFLVGDEKIVKQAIEITDVNLKIHVVEKIEDSKFAYGTIDMLDLNNIEMEKFKFGQVNAMCGQAAFEYIKKVVELAMKKKVDAIATTPINKESLRAAKVPYIGHTEILGDLAGIEDPLTMFEVRNLRVFFLSRHMSLRDACDVVTYDRVLDYIQRCSEAMKRLGVKGTLAVAGLNPHSGEHGLFGREEVEQITPAIEEAKKQGYDVVGPIGADSVFSQALHGKYAAVLSLYHDQGHIATKTLDFERTISITNSMPFLRTSVDHGTAFDIAGKNIASAVSMIEAVKLAAKYAPYFTREI; encoded by the coding sequence ATGAAAAAACCAATTATTGGAATTTCCTTAGGAGATCCTGCTGGAATTGGACCAGAAATTGTTGCGAAGACTTTTTATGAGAAAGAAATTTATGATATTTGTAATCCTTTTTTAGTAGGAGATGAGAAAATAGTAAAGCAAGCTATTGAAATTACAGATGTGAATTTAAAAATTCATGTAGTGGAGAAGATAGAAGATTCTAAATTTGCTTATGGTACCATAGATATGTTAGATTTAAATAATATAGAAATGGAAAAGTTTAAATTTGGTCAAGTCAATGCTATGTGTGGACAAGCAGCTTTTGAATATATCAAAAAAGTAGTAGAACTTGCCATGAAAAAGAAAGTAGATGCGATTGCTACTACGCCAATTAATAAAGAATCTTTAAGAGCAGCTAAAGTGCCTTATATTGGTCATACAGAGATTTTAGGAGATTTAGCAGGAATAGAAGATCCTTTGACGATGTTTGAGGTAAGAAATTTAAGAGTATTTTTTTTATCACGACATATGTCTTTACGAGATGCCTGTGATGTAGTAACTTATGATCGTGTATTAGACTATATTCAGAGATGTAGTGAGGCGATGAAAAGATTAGGAGTAAAAGGAACTTTAGCAGTAGCGGGATTAAATCCTCATTCAGGGGAACATGGATTATTTGGAAGGGAAGAAGTAGAGCAAATAACTCCAGCAATAGAAGAGGCAAAAAAACAAGGATATGATGTAGTAGGCCCTATTGGTGCAGATTCTGTATTTTCTCAAGCATTACATGGAAAATATGCAGCTGTTTTATCTTTGTATCATGATCAAGGACATATTGCTACTAAGACTTTAGACTTTGAAAGAACGATTTCTATTACTAATTCTATGCCATTTTTAAGAACTTCTGTAGATCATGGGACTGCTTTTGATATTGCAGGGAAAAATATTGCTAGCGCAGTTAGCATGATAGAAGCAGTAAAACTTGCAGCAAAATATGCACCTTATTTTACCAGAGAAATTTAA
- a CDS encoding four-carbon acid sugar kinase family protein: MNRFVIIADDLTGANATCSLIKKTGLQTASLMVLEEKMIPQNMDVLAVSTSSRGIAPNQAYYKVREVTRVLKSKDILVYNKRIDSTLRGNLGPEINAVLEELGDDRMAIAVPAYPDTGRIVFNGEMLVNGILLENSDAGRDPKAAVDSSNVKYLLSKNFKGKIQSVFLKDISKGVEHVTEIIKREKAKGTNLLIFDSITNKDISIITEAVLSSGVEYITVDPGPFTLNMIREILDRENQMNKVLMTVGSVTDITIQQLHEIVESYQPYIVNVNAKDLIEPENRKGEIQRAVQMAKQGMKNSCYEIILITTTPLKKEGKLNLREFSQKNCITVEEASLLISSGLAKISKEVLISANSLAGVFVSGGDITVALCEELHSIGVEIKEEIVPLAAYGRLIGGEMDHLRIISKGGMVGDKDTMKFCVERLRGDIID, from the coding sequence ATGAATAGATTTGTAATTATTGCAGATGATTTAACAGGAGCGAATGCAACTTGTTCGTTAATCAAAAAAACAGGATTGCAAACGGCAAGTTTAATGGTATTAGAAGAAAAAATGATTCCCCAAAATATGGATGTATTAGCAGTTAGTACATCTAGTCGTGGAATTGCACCTAATCAAGCTTATTATAAGGTTCGAGAAGTTACTCGAGTGTTAAAATCAAAGGATATTCTTGTGTATAATAAAAGAATTGATTCTACTTTAAGAGGAAACTTAGGACCTGAAATTAATGCGGTATTGGAGGAATTAGGTGATGATAGAATGGCGATTGCAGTACCTGCTTATCCCGATACGGGAAGAATTGTTTTTAATGGAGAGATGTTGGTAAATGGGATTTTATTAGAAAATTCTGATGCTGGAAGGGATCCTAAGGCTGCGGTAGATTCTTCTAATGTAAAATATTTATTAAGTAAAAACTTTAAGGGAAAAATCCAATCTGTATTTTTAAAAGATATTTCTAAAGGAGTAGAGCATGTTACTGAGATTATAAAAAGAGAGAAGGCTAAAGGAACGAATCTTTTAATATTTGATAGTATTACTAATAAGGATATTTCTATTATTACCGAAGCAGTTCTTTCTAGTGGAGTGGAGTATATCACAGTAGATCCTGGGCCTTTTACTTTAAATATGATTCGAGAAATTTTAGATAGAGAAAATCAGATGAATAAAGTACTTATGACAGTAGGGTCTGTAACAGATATTACTATTCAACAATTACATGAGATTGTTGAAAGTTATCAACCTTATATTGTAAATGTGAATGCTAAAGATCTTATTGAACCTGAGAACAGAAAAGGAGAAATACAAAGAGCAGTACAAATGGCAAAACAGGGAATGAAAAATTCATGTTATGAGATTATTCTTATTACGACTACTCCACTGAAAAAGGAAGGAAAATTAAATTTGAGGGAGTTTTCTCAAAAAAATTGTATAACTGTAGAGGAAGCATCTTTATTGATATCTAGTGGTCTAGCTAAGATTTCTAAGGAGGTATTAATATCGGCAAATTCTCTTGCAGGAGTTTTTGTAAGTGGTGGAGATATTACTGTAGCTCTTTGTGAAGAACTTCATTCCATAGGAGTAGAAATTAAAGAAGAAATTGTGCCATTAGCTGCTTATGGAAGATTAATTGGAGGAGAGATGGATCATTTAAGAATTATAAGTAAAGGAGGAATGGTGGGGGATAAGGATACTATGAAATTTTGTGTAGAAAGATTAAGAGGAGATATTATAGATTAA
- a CDS encoding DeoR/GlpR family DNA-binding transcription regulator, translating into MLSSERLEKILEYVNKKGSAEVRVLSEYFDVSEITIRRDLNKLEEEGLILRTYGGAKRKKPLAHEVVYDEKKFKNHGSKVKIAKEALSLIENKMTILLDAGTSTFELADQILHSNLQDLTVVTNDINIAHHLYNVNHVQVVMLGGSIIKHVGNTQGFLTRQALRCIYCDIAFIGTSAMSEDLKLFTPSEEKIELKKLMIQNSEQSVLLVDQSKLGEAGLYCINDVKDFDYIVTDILFTEEQFAFIKKYHTQVIYVKGGEVDE; encoded by the coding sequence ATGTTATCTTCAGAAAGATTAGAAAAAATATTAGAATATGTAAATAAGAAAGGTTCTGCAGAAGTAAGAGTATTATCAGAATACTTTGATGTAAGTGAGATTACCATAAGAAGAGATTTAAATAAGTTAGAGGAAGAAGGTTTGATTCTTCGAACTTATGGAGGTGCTAAAAGAAAGAAGCCTTTAGCACATGAGGTGGTTTATGATGAAAAGAAATTTAAAAACCATGGATCAAAGGTAAAAATCGCAAAAGAAGCTCTTTCATTAATTGAAAATAAGATGACAATTTTATTAGATGCTGGGACTAGTACCTTTGAATTAGCAGATCAGATTTTACACTCTAATTTACAGGATTTAACGGTAGTAACCAATGATATAAACATTGCTCATCATCTTTATAATGTAAATCATGTTCAAGTAGTAATGTTAGGGGGATCTATTATTAAGCATGTAGGAAATACGCAGGGATTTTTGACCAGGCAAGCATTAAGATGTATTTATTGTGATATTGCATTTATTGGGACATCTGCCATGAGTGAAGATTTAAAGTTATTTACTCCCTCTGAAGAAAAAATAGAGTTAAAAAAATTAATGATACAAAATAGTGAGCAGTCGGTATTATTGGTAGATCAATCGAAATTAGGAGAAGCTGGGTTGTATTGCATTAATGATGTAAAGGATTTCGACTATATAGTCACTGATATTCTATTTACTGAAGAGCAGTTTGCTTTTATAAAAAAGTATCATACTCAGGTAATTTATGTAAAGGGAGGTGAAGTAGATGAATAG